A genomic stretch from Setaria italica strain Yugu1 chromosome VII, Setaria_italica_v2.0, whole genome shotgun sequence includes:
- the LOC101770360 gene encoding loricrin has translation MDNSFMNIPHLPPMNDPFVLGCSTPSSTMENMDQSTFCMDGLSPAMANCSHFNGNMQIMNDITARDDGSRLVLGLGPTPNFYSADCQSTGSKQAERLSGQSSTFTDPGTLRLGLQMDGGEPIQYLQTPNGTVHSFGVVDEASTSATVRNMGGYMPSLLFAPRSNCTVNEAQVETPDSLDLTHNTNNSQHHRQLSPEPSAMTDSSFGVSSDVVTATTTSEQRSHPRHPKKCRFKGCSKGARGASGLCIAHGGGQRCHKPGCHKGAESSSAYCKAHGGGRRCEELGCTKSAEGKTDYCIAHGGGHRCEHPGCPKAARGKSGRCIKHGGGKRCSVKGCIRSAEGKAGLCISHGGGRRCQYPDCGKGAQGSTLYCKGHGGGKRCIFDGCSKGAEGSTPLCKAHGGGKRCMFEGGGVCAKSVHGATEYCVAHGGGKRCSVPGCTKSARGRTDCCVKHGGGKRCKVDNCGKSAQGSTDFCKAHGGGKRCTWSTGCEKFSRGKSGFCAAHGTMMARQREQDAVKNVGSMIGPGLFSGIVMSSATVGSSMTNEHSSSGISTASDCDGTVRSQSMIPPQVLVPRSMMPPWSSEPVDGGREGGHVVPEGRVHGGGLLSLLGGSFRNADVEKL, from the coding sequence ATGGATAACAGTTTTATGAACATCCCCCACCTGCCTCCGATGAATGACCCCTTTGTGTTGGGATGCTCAACACCAAGCTCCACCATGGAGAACATGGACCAAAGCACATTCTGTATGGACGGTCTGAGCCCAGCAATGGCTAACTGTAGCCACTTCAATGGAAATATGCAGATAATGAATGACATAACAGCGAGAGATGATGGCAGCAGGTTAGTCCTTGGACTGGGTCCAACACCCAATTTTTATTCTGCAGATTGTCAGTCCACTGGGTCAAAACAAGCTGAGAGGTTGTCCGGCCAGAGTTCCACTTTCACTGATCCAGGGACGCTGAGGCTTGGCCTTCAGATGGATGGTGGAGAACCAATTCAATATCTGCAAACACCAAATGGAACAGTCCATTCTTTTGGTGTTGTTGACGAGGCTTCAACATCTGCTACTGTAAGGAACATGGGTGGTTACATGCCATCTCTACTCTTTGCTCCCCGCTCCAATTGTACTGTCAATGAGGCACAAGTAGAAACCCCAGATTCTCTAGACCTCACACATAACACCAATAACAGTCAGCATCATCGTCAGCTCAGCCCTGAACCTTCTGCAATGACTGATTCTTCATTTGGTGTGAGTTCTGATGTTGTCACTGCAACAACTACATCAGAACAACGCAGCCATCCGCGACATCCTAAGAAATGCAGGTTCAAGGGTTGCTCCAAAGGTGCAAGAGGTGCGTCAGGATTGTGTATTGCTCACGGAGGTGGGCAGAGATGTCATAAACCTGGATGCCATAAAGGCGCTGAAAGCAGCTCTGCCTACTGCAAAGCCCATGGTGGAGGTCGTCGGTGTGAGGAGCTTGGTTGCACCAAAAGTGCAGAAGGAAAAACAGATTATTGCATTGCTCATGGTGGAGGCCACCGCTGTGAACATCCTGGCTGTCCTAAAGCTGCACGGGGTAAGTCAGGGCGGTGCATCAAGCATGGTGGTGGGAAGAGATGCTCTGTTAAAGGCTGCATTCGGAGTGCTGAGGGGAAAGCTGGATTGTGCATTTCTCATGGTGGTGGCCGACGATGCCAGTACCCGGACTGTGGCAAGGGTGCTCAGGGCAGCACATTGTACTGCAAGGGGCATGGTGGTGGTAAGAGGTGCATCTTTGATGGTTGCAGCAAAGGCGCAGAGGGTAGCACACCTCTGTGCAAAGCTCACGGTGGTGGGAAGCGATGCATGTTTGAAGGAGGTGGCGTCTGTGCAAAGAGCGTGCACGGGGCTACTGAATACTGTGTGGCACATGGAGGAGGGAAGCGCTGTTCCGTGCCTGGCTGCACCAAGAGCGCCCGTGGGCGCACTGACTGCTGCGTGAAGCACGGTGGCGGCAAGCGGTGCAAGGTTGACAACTGCGGCAAAAGCGCCCAGGGGAGCACCGACTTCTGTAAAGCCCATGGTGGAGGCAAACGGTGCACATGGAGCACAGGCTGTGAGAAGTTCTCCCGTGGCAAGAGTGGCTTCTGCGCCGCGCATGGTACCATGATGGCTAGGCAGCGAGAACAAGATGCAGTGAAGAATGTAGGAAGCATGATTGGACCAGGTCTCTTCAGCGGCATCGTGATGTCATCAGCCACTGTGGGAAGCAGCATGACGAATGAGCACTCGTCCTCAGGCATCAGCACCGCGTCAGATTGTGATGGCACTGTTAGGAGCCAATCCATGATTCCTCCGCAGGTGCTGGTTCCTCGCTCCATGATGCCCCCTTGGTCGTCTGAGCCTGTGGATGGGGGCAGAGAGGGAGGTCATGTTGTTCCTGAGGGGAGGGTGCATGGTGGTGGCCTCCTGTCACTTCTCGGTGGCAGCTTCAGGAACGCTGATGTGGAAAAGCTTTGA
- the LOC101769952 gene encoding aldose 1-epimerase: protein MARAALLLPVALLLCLALAGSAGAARKTVGVYELKNKKGDFSIKVTNWGATLMSVIAPDSKGNLADVVLGYDTVAGFVNGSSYFGALVGRVANRVAKGRFVLDGKAYHLYINDGKNALHGGHRGFSKVIWTVKEYVPDCDSPYITFYYRSFDGEQGFPGDLDVYVTYQLSGPYDLSLHMNATALNKATPVNLVNHAYWNLAGHGSGDVLGHVIQVLASQYTPVDQSMIPTGEIAAVAGTPYDLRRPTPLGSRIGLVSGGGAVGYDVNYAVHGQGFTLVARVRDPASGRAFELWANQPGVQLYTSNWLKDEKGKAGKVYGKYGALCLETQAFPDAVNHPNFPSAILRPGGVYRHDMLFKFSS, encoded by the exons ATGGCGAGAGCCGCGCTGCTCCTCCCTGTTGCTCTGTTGCTGTGTCTTGCGCTGGCGGGCAGCGCCGGCGCTGCGAGGAAGACGGTCGGGGTCTACGAGCTCAAGAACAAGAAGGGGGACTTCTCCATCAAGGTCACCAACTGGGGAGCCACCCTCATGTCTGTCATCGCTCCTGACTCCAAAG GGAACTTGGCTGATGTCGTCCTTGGGTACGACACCGTTGCTGGGTTTGTG AACGGTTCTTCTTACTTCGGTGCGCTGGTCGGCCGTGTGGCCAACAGGGTCGCCAAGGGCCGCTTCGTTCTCGACGGCAAAGCCTACCACCTCTACATCAACGACGGCAAGAACGCGCTCCATG GTGGCCACAGGGGGTTCAGCAAGGTCATCTGGACGGTGAAGGAGTACGTGCCTGACTGCGACTCGCCGTACATCACCTTCTACTACCGCAGCTTCGACGGGGAGCAAG GATTCCCGGGCGACCTGGACGTGTACGTGACGTACCAGCTGTCCGGCCCCTACGACCTGAGCCTGCACATGAACGCGACGGCGCTCAACAAGGCGACGCCGGTGAACCTGGTGAACCACGCGTACTGGAACCTGGCGGGCCACGGCAGCGGCGACGTCCTGGGCCACGTCATCCAGGTGTTGGCGTCGCAGTACACGCCCGTGGACCAGTCCATGATCCCGACGGGGGAGATCGCGGCCGTCGCCGGCACGCCCTACGACCTGCGGCGGCCGACCCCGTTGGGCTCCAGGATCGGCCtcgtctccggcggcggagcggtCGGGTACGACGTCAACTACGCGGTGCACGGGCAGGGGTTCACGCTGGTGGCGCGCGTCAGGGACCCGGCGTCCGGGCGGGCGTTCGAGCTGTGGGCGAACCAGCCCGGCGTGCAGCTCTACACCAGCAACTGGCTCAAGGACGAGAAGGGCAAGGCCGGGAAGGTGTACGGGAAGTACGGCGCGCTGTGCCTGGAGACGCAGGCGTTCCCGGACGCCGTGAACCACCCCAACTTCCCGTCGGCGATCCTCAGGCCCGGCGGGGTGTACCGGCACGACATGCTCTTCAAGTTCTCCTCCTGA